The following are from one region of the Ruficoccus sp. ZRK36 genome:
- a CDS encoding ATP-dependent RecD-like DNA helicase, protein MPNPTDSPDTLTGTLERIVFANEENHYTIGEFRPNGQRQPVTIAGNLPGVQCGETLELNGEWQRHPVHGPQFKIKTFTSKLPSTVHGIRKYLGSGMIPNIGPKFAEKIVDHFGVETLKVISEESGRLREVPGVGKQRAKDIKLAWESQQAQREIMLFLHTYGVSTALCTRIYRRFGNEAKTILERDPYRVARDIQGIGFKTADQIARNMGLQNDNPRRLEAGLIFALEEAESEGHTAFATPDLIEHAVKLLEVDPHLLNKPLKSLVEQGALVPSGAGATDAAELFSPQTILQLPNSHRAEIVVAHALRDLLDTSSCLPPIIIDKAVEWAQQRAGFEFAPEQATAISSAIANKVSILTGGPGTGKTTILKALADILKAKKVRLLMAAPTGRAAQRMGETTGAPAQTIHRLLKFDPSAGGFSVNADNPLPADFVIVDETSMLDSKLAACLLRAIPARAHLLLVGDADQLPSVGAGNVLGDLIGLAEKSGGLPHAPAVTRLSQIFRQQARSRIVLTAHAILHGEAAPPAPVEDPAHCDPSEDLHFIAAPEPELCAETVVALCRDCIPRWYPHLDPVMDVQVLPPMHKGAGGTLNLNALLQQSLNPGQPGVTLGPFRYHRGDKVIQQRNNYDKNLFNGDLGRISHINTEAGTVAVRFENEVHDFTRGEMTDLNLAYAISIHKSQGSEFPIVIIPLLKQHFVMLQRNLLYTAITRGRKKVFLVGDPTAYAMAVRNRESAKRLTALRDKIEA, encoded by the coding sequence TTGCCCAATCCCACTGACAGTCCCGATACCCTGACCGGCACGCTGGAGCGTATCGTCTTCGCGAACGAGGAAAACCACTACACGATCGGCGAATTCCGGCCCAATGGCCAGCGCCAGCCCGTGACGATCGCCGGGAACCTGCCCGGTGTGCAATGCGGTGAGACCCTGGAGCTCAACGGCGAGTGGCAGCGCCACCCCGTCCACGGCCCGCAGTTCAAGATCAAGACCTTTACCAGCAAACTGCCCTCCACCGTCCACGGCATCCGCAAATACCTCGGCAGCGGAATGATCCCCAACATCGGCCCGAAGTTCGCCGAGAAGATCGTGGACCACTTCGGGGTCGAGACGCTGAAGGTCATCTCGGAGGAGTCCGGCCGCCTGCGCGAGGTGCCCGGCGTGGGCAAGCAGCGCGCCAAGGACATCAAGCTCGCCTGGGAGTCCCAGCAGGCTCAGCGCGAGATCATGCTCTTTTTGCACACCTACGGCGTCAGCACAGCCCTGTGCACCCGCATCTACCGGCGCTTCGGCAACGAGGCCAAGACCATCCTCGAGCGCGACCCCTACCGCGTGGCCCGCGACATACAGGGCATCGGCTTTAAAACCGCCGACCAGATCGCCCGCAACATGGGCCTGCAAAACGACAACCCCCGCCGTCTGGAGGCCGGGCTCATCTTTGCGCTGGAGGAGGCCGAGAGCGAGGGACACACCGCCTTTGCCACACCCGACCTGATCGAGCACGCCGTAAAGCTCCTTGAAGTCGATCCGCACCTGCTGAACAAACCGCTGAAAAGCCTCGTCGAGCAGGGCGCGCTGGTCCCCTCCGGTGCCGGAGCCACCGACGCGGCGGAGCTGTTTTCGCCGCAGACCATTCTCCAGCTCCCCAACTCGCACCGGGCGGAGATTGTCGTCGCGCACGCCCTCCGCGACCTGCTGGACACCTCCTCGTGCCTGCCCCCTATTATTATAGACAAGGCCGTGGAGTGGGCGCAGCAGCGAGCGGGCTTCGAGTTCGCGCCCGAGCAGGCGACCGCGATTTCCTCCGCTATCGCCAACAAGGTCTCGATCCTTACCGGCGGCCCCGGCACCGGTAAGACCACCATCCTCAAGGCGCTGGCCGACATTTTAAAGGCGAAGAAAGTCCGCCTGCTCATGGCCGCCCCCACCGGGCGCGCCGCCCAGCGTATGGGTGAAACGACCGGCGCACCCGCGCAGACCATTCACCGGCTGCTCAAGTTCGACCCCTCGGCGGGGGGATTCAGCGTCAACGCCGATAACCCGCTCCCGGCGGACTTCGTCATCGTGGACGAGACCTCGATGCTCGACAGCAAGCTCGCCGCCTGCCTCCTTCGCGCCATCCCGGCACGGGCGCACCTGCTGCTGGTGGGCGACGCCGACCAGCTCCCCAGCGTCGGCGCGGGTAATGTGCTCGGCGACCTCATCGGTCTGGCCGAGAAAAGCGGCGGCCTGCCGCACGCTCCAGCCGTCACGCGTCTGTCCCAGATTTTCCGGCAACAGGCGCGCAGCCGCATCGTGCTGACCGCCCACGCCATCCTCCACGGCGAGGCAGCCCCGCCCGCCCCGGTCGAGGACCCCGCGCACTGCGATCCGTCCGAGGATCTGCACTTCATCGCCGCCCCCGAGCCGGAACTGTGCGCAGAGACAGTCGTGGCCCTGTGCCGAGACTGCATTCCCCGCTGGTATCCGCACCTCGACCCGGTCATGGATGTGCAGGTGCTCCCCCCGATGCACAAGGGCGCGGGCGGCACGCTGAACCTCAACGCCCTGCTCCAGCAGTCGCTCAACCCCGGTCAGCCGGGCGTGACGCTCGGCCCCTTCCGCTACCACCGCGGCGACAAGGTCATCCAGCAGCGCAACAACTACGACAAAAACCTTTTCAACGGCGACCTCGGGCGTATCAGCCATATCAATACAGAGGCCGGGACCGTCGCCGTACGCTTCGAGAACGAGGTGCACGACTTCACGCGCGGGGAGATGACGGACCTCAACCTGGCCTACGCGATCAGCATCCACAAGAGCCAGGGCAGCGAGTTCCCCATCGTGATCATCCCGCTGCTCAAGCAGCACTTTGTCATGCTCCAGCGCAACCTGCTCTACACCGCCATCACCCGCGGCCGTAAGAAGGTCTTCCTCGTGGGCGACCCCACCGCCTACGCCATGGCCGTCCGCAACCGAGAAAGCGCCAAGCGCCTCACCGCGCTACGGGACAAGATCGAGGCGTGA
- a CDS encoding DUF6714 family protein, with product MEISSKEARGRGYEADEIARIELSEEGHLEATKLLKRIDQTFVNIPKPAITLSVAREIDECWTVTPKRAAELALEDPETDWREVSKEKVKAFQEYFSFSDAPGWRFYLPAFMSHYLRDFPHNGYNAVYQACLNREHIDELPKAEMEIVDAFVSLCQKYDFLG from the coding sequence ATGGAAATTTCGTCCAAAGAAGCACGCGGAAGAGGTTACGAAGCAGACGAGATTGCCCGCATCGAACTCTCCGAAGAAGGCCATCTCGAAGCCACTAAGTTGCTAAAACGTATCGATCAAACGTTTGTCAATATCCCGAAACCCGCCATTACCCTGAGCGTAGCTCGGGAGATTGATGAGTGCTGGACAGTCACGCCCAAACGGGCTGCCGAGCTTGCTCTCGAGGACCCGGAAACCGATTGGCGAGAGGTATCCAAAGAAAAGGTCAAAGCATTCCAAGAGTACTTTTCCTTTTCCGATGCCCCCGGCTGGAGATTCTACTTACCCGCCTTCATGAGCCACTACCTGAGAGACTTCCCGCATAATGGCTATAACGCGGTCTATCAGGCGTGCCTCAACAGGGAGCATATCGACGAGCTACCCAAAGCGGAAATGGAAATCGTGGATGCCTTTGTCTCCCTGTGCCAAAAGTACGACTTTCTCGGATAA
- a CDS encoding sulfite exporter TauE/SafE family protein, whose amino-acid sequence MFEAALQPLLQHPAPWFCCTLALFASFYMGFTRSALGAGGFVISPLIILAIGAKDGLAVLATLMLVASAISSWQHRKEVVWTLLSPLLFAAVVGTGLGGLALWALVNSGEEADVEHNLEYVVGGLTLFYTVLIMLRARIAKGGPDRLPRWWETFCAGTAVGASQVVANSGSPMLTVFFVRFHQHKERFVAAQACFLGVQNLLKLAPLLLLGILHLGNFGTAVLLLPVLIVGGWAGALTYRKCSESSLFTIYIFSLVLGCITSFVLIWGRDHFYQTLF is encoded by the coding sequence ATGTTCGAGGCCGCCCTTCAGCCGCTCTTGCAACATCCGGCACCGTGGTTCTGCTGTACGTTGGCGCTGTTTGCGTCGTTTTACATGGGCTTCACCCGGAGTGCGCTGGGGGCGGGCGGTTTTGTCATTTCGCCGCTCATCATCCTCGCTATCGGCGCGAAAGACGGGCTGGCCGTGCTGGCGACGCTCATGCTCGTGGCCAGTGCGATCAGTAGCTGGCAGCACCGCAAGGAGGTCGTCTGGACGCTGCTGAGCCCGCTGCTATTCGCCGCCGTGGTCGGGACGGGGCTGGGCGGGCTGGCGCTGTGGGCGCTGGTAAACTCCGGCGAGGAGGCGGATGTCGAGCACAACCTCGAGTACGTGGTCGGCGGGCTGACGCTCTTTTATACCGTGCTGATCATGCTGCGCGCCCGCATCGCCAAGGGCGGCCCGGATCGCCTGCCGCGCTGGTGGGAGACCTTTTGTGCGGGGACGGCGGTGGGGGCCAGTCAGGTCGTCGCAAACTCCGGCAGCCCGATGCTGACGGTTTTCTTTGTCCGCTTCCACCAGCACAAGGAGCGCTTCGTGGCGGCGCAGGCCTGCTTTCTGGGCGTGCAAAACCTGCTCAAGCTCGCGCCACTGCTCCTACTGGGTATCCTGCATCTGGGTAACTTCGGGACGGCAGTGCTGCTGCTGCCCGTGCTGATCGTGGGGGGCTGGGCCGGTGCGCTGACCTACCGCAAGTGTTCCGAGTCCTCGCTCTTTACGATCTATATCTTCTCGCTCGTGCTGGGCTGCATCACCTCGTTCGTCCTCATCTGGGGCCGCGATCATTTTTACCAGACGCTTTTCTGA
- a CDS encoding methyltransferase produces MVDTRHDLPLPVADDHSIHELIYRPYALPAVAIAQELGLYEKLNVTPRTIKEVESLLSIGPRAAEALVAVSAALGLLKRGEDGRFGTTELGRTYFTPESPYFYPPHLMDFVSKPAGGDTLYTAMRRAILEGDRPTDTRAVSMDALSTEKMRTFIDLMHVHTLPVASALAEHACLRGISRLLDVAAGSGSHSCALALKNPSILVTAMDLPAVCPLTQERIDHYGVGDRVTTLAADMFRDEWPGGYDAALFSNIFHDWPPELCEELARRAYAALKPGGRILLCEIPLAETRDGPLFAACATLAMLVHERGKKYTPGEFEAMLAQAGFTDFSCEPLFGYFYLVSASKPV; encoded by the coding sequence ATGGTAGACACCCGTCACGACCTTCCCCTCCCGGTCGCGGACGACCATAGTATTCATGAACTGATCTACCGGCCCTATGCGCTCCCGGCAGTTGCCATCGCCCAGGAGCTGGGCCTGTACGAAAAACTCAACGTCACCCCGCGCACAATCAAGGAGGTTGAATCTTTGCTGTCGATCGGGCCTCGCGCGGCCGAGGCGCTGGTGGCGGTCAGCGCTGCACTCGGTTTGCTCAAGCGCGGTGAGGACGGCCGCTTCGGAACGACGGAATTAGGGCGCACTTATTTCACGCCCGAGAGTCCCTATTTCTATCCCCCGCATTTGATGGACTTCGTCTCCAAGCCTGCCGGGGGCGACACTCTCTATACCGCCATGCGGCGTGCCATCCTCGAAGGCGACCGGCCGACAGATACCCGCGCCGTCAGCATGGATGCCCTGAGCACGGAGAAGATGCGGACCTTCATCGACCTGATGCACGTCCACACCCTGCCGGTCGCCAGTGCCTTGGCCGAGCATGCGTGCCTGCGGGGGATTTCGAGGCTGCTCGATGTGGCGGCGGGCTCGGGCTCGCACTCCTGCGCCCTCGCGCTGAAAAATCCCTCCATCCTGGTCACGGCGATGGACCTGCCGGCGGTCTGCCCGCTGACGCAGGAGCGGATCGACCACTACGGGGTCGGCGATCGGGTGACGACGCTGGCGGCGGACATGTTTCGGGACGAGTGGCCGGGCGGCTACGACGCCGCTCTCTTCAGCAATATCTTTCACGACTGGCCGCCGGAGCTCTGCGAAGAACTGGCCCGGCGTGCCTACGCGGCCCTCAAGCCCGGTGGCCGCATCCTGCTGTGCGAAATCCCGCTGGCCGAAACCAGAGACGGTCCGCTCTTTGCCGCCTGCGCCACGCTGGCCATGCTGGTGCACGAACGCGGCAAGAAGTACACGCCCGGCGAATTCGAAGCCATGCTCGCCCAGGCCGGTTTTACAGACTTTTCCTGCGAACCGCTCTTCGGCTATTTCTATTTGGTGAGTGCGAGCAAGCCCGTATGA